From Camelus dromedarius isolate mCamDro1 chromosome 23, mCamDro1.pat, whole genome shotgun sequence, a single genomic window includes:
- the ETV3L gene encoding ETS translocation variant 3-like protein, whose amino-acid sequence MHCSCLAEGIPAIASNSWISGLAFPDWAYKAESSPGSRQIQLWHFILELLQKEEFRHVIAWQQGEYGEFVIKDPDEVARLWGRRKCKPQMNYDKLSRALRYYYNKRILHKTKGKRFTYKFNFSKLIVVNYPLWEVRGPPSPNLLLGAPALFRPALVPMGVHSELLHSMLFTHRAMAEQLAGQQTPQGPPEASGDKKGNSSSIHRPGSAPAPCRLGPCCHLGSPQNELPSFASFTPSLPPPIPSDWPRLSGPFLPPLPPEPHFPGSPTPDTLIPGPLCPSVAGHFPGLPLLAGLAQGAGERLRLLSLRPERLEVKPDPTLGAKGNLEPREGFSSERQGPKAREESPVSPSLENFKAVWPLDPP is encoded by the exons ATGCACTGCAGCTGCTTGGCCGAGGGCATCCCTGCCATTGCCAGCAACTCCTGGATCTCAG GCCTGGCCTTCCCTGACTGGGCCTACAAAGCCGAGTCGTCCCCGGGCTCCCGGCAGATCCAGCTGTGGCACTTCATCCTGGAGCTGCTGCAGAAGGAGGAGTTCCGCCATGTCATCGCCTGGCAGCAGGGAGAGTACGGGGAATTTGTCATCAAGGATCCAGATGAGGTAGCCCGCCTCTGGGGCCGCAGGAAGTGCAAACCACAGATGAATTACGACAAGCTGAGCCGGGCCCTCAG ATATTACTACAATAAGAGGATCCTGCACAAGACCAAAGGCAAACGATTCACATACAAGTTCAACTTCAGCAAGCTCATCGTAGTCAACTACCCTCTGTGGGAGGTGCGAGGACCGCCATCCCCCAACTTGCTGCTGGGGGCGCCTGCTCTGTTTCGACCAGCTCTGGTGCCCATGGGTGTGCACAGTGAG CTCCTGCACAGCATGCTGTTCACCCATCGCGCCATGGCGGAGCAGCTGGCTGGACAGCAGACCCCTCAAGGGCCACCAGAGGCCTCTGGGGACAAGAAGGGGAACAGCAGCAGTATACACC gacctggctctgctccagccccttgCCGGCTTGGCCCTTGCTGCCATTTGGGGAGCCCCCAAAACGAGCTGCCCAGTTTTGCCTCCTTCACCCCTTCCCTGCCACCTCCTATCCCATCTGACTGGCCCCGACTCTCAGGAcccttcctgccccctctccccccgGAACCACACTTCCCTGGGTCCCCCACGCCAGACACCTTGATCCCAGGACCCCTGTGCCCCTCAGTGGCCGGACATTTTCCGGGGCTTCCTCTGTTGGCCGGGCTGGcacagggggctggggagaggctcCGGCTCTTGTCCCTGAGGCCTGAGCGGCTGGAGGTCAAGCCCGATCCCACACTGGGGGCAAAAGGGAacctggagcccagggagggctTCTCCTCAGAGAGGCAGGGCCCCAAAGCTAGAGAGGAAAGCCCTGTGTCCCCCAGTCTGGAGAATTTCAAAGCAGTGTGGCCCTTGGATCCTCCTTAA